The Toxotes jaculatrix isolate fToxJac2 chromosome 14, fToxJac2.pri, whole genome shotgun sequence genome window below encodes:
- the ap1m1 gene encoding AP-1 complex subunit mu-1 isoform X2: MPASRLSSHSCTKLFRFFSEYFKELEEESIRDNFVIIYELMDELMDFGYPQTTDSKILQEYITQEGHKLDTGAPRPPATVTNAVSWRSEGIKYRKNEVFLDVIESVNLLVSANGNVLRSEIVGSIKMRVFLSGMPELRLGLNDKVLFENTGRGKSKSVELEDVKFHQCVRLSRFENDRTISFIPPDGEFELMSYRLNTHVKPLIWIESVIEKHSHSRIEYMIKAKSQFKRRSTANNVEIHIPVPTDADSPKFKTTVGSVKWVPENSEIVWSIKSFPGGKEYLMRAHFGLPSVEAEDKEGKPPISVKFEIPYFTTSGIQVRYLKIIEKSGYQALPWVRYITQNGDYQLRTQ, translated from the exons ATGCCAGCGTCTCGCTTGTCTTCTCATTCTTGTACAAAATTGTTCAGGT TTTTTTCAGAGTATTTCAAAGAACTGGAAGAAGAGAGCATTAGAGATAACTTCGTCATCATTTATGAGCTGATGGATGAGCTGATGGACTTTGGCTATCCTCAGACCACTGACAGCAAGATTCTGCAAGA ATACATAACCCAGGAGGGCCACAAGCTAGACACTGGCGCCCCACGGCCCCCAGCCACAGTAACCAACGCTGTCTCCTGGAGGTCAGAGGGCATTAAGTACAGGAAGAATGAGGTCTTCCTGGACGTCATTGAGTCAGTCAACCTGCTG GTCAGTGCCAATGGTAATGTTCTGCGCAGTGAGATCGTCGGCTCCATTAAGATGCGTGTCTTCCTGTCTGGAATGCCTGAGTTGCGGCTTGGCCTTAACGACAAGGTTCTGTTTGAAAACACTGGAC GAGGGAAGAGTAAATCAGTAGAGCTGGAAGATGTGAAGTTTCACCAGTGTGTTCGTCTTTCTCGCTTTGAGAATGACCGCACCATCTCTTTCATTCCTCCCGATGGAGAGTTTGAGCTCATGTCCTACCGCTTGAACACTCAT GTGAAGCCCTTGATCTGGATTGAATCGGTTATTGAGAAGCACTCCCACAGTCGGATTGAGTACATGATCAAG GCGAAGAGTCAGTTCAAAAGGCGTTCCACAGCCAACAATGTGGAGATCCACATTCCTGTGCCAACGGACGCCGACTCACCCAAATTCAAGACCACAGTGGGCAGTGTGAAGTGGGTTCCAGAGAACAGCGAGATCGTTTGGTCCATCAAGTCCTTTCCT GGTGGAAAAGAGTATTTGATGCGAGCCCACTTTGGTCTGCCAAGTGTAGAAGCTGAAGACAAGGAGGGGAAGCCACCAATCAGTGTCAAGTTTGAGATTCCATACTTCACCACCTCAGGCATCCAG GTGCGATACCTGAAGATCATTGAGAAGAGTGGATATCAGGCCTTGCCGTGGGTGCGCTACATCACCCAAAATGGAG ATTACCAGCTCCGGACCCAGTAG
- the ap1m1 gene encoding AP-1 complex subunit mu-1 isoform X1: MSASAVYVLDLKGKVLVCRNYRGDVDMSEIEHFMTLLMDKEEEGTLSPILAHGGVRFMWIKHNNLYLVATSKKNASVSLVFSFLYKIVQVFSEYFKELEEESIRDNFVIIYELMDELMDFGYPQTTDSKILQEYITQEGHKLDTGAPRPPATVTNAVSWRSEGIKYRKNEVFLDVIESVNLLVSANGNVLRSEIVGSIKMRVFLSGMPELRLGLNDKVLFENTGRGKSKSVELEDVKFHQCVRLSRFENDRTISFIPPDGEFELMSYRLNTHVKPLIWIESVIEKHSHSRIEYMIKAKSQFKRRSTANNVEIHIPVPTDADSPKFKTTVGSVKWVPENSEIVWSIKSFPGGKEYLMRAHFGLPSVEAEDKEGKPPISVKFEIPYFTTSGIQVRYLKIIEKSGYQALPWVRYITQNGDYQLRTQ; the protein is encoded by the exons ATGTCCGCGAGTGCTGTGTATGTCTTGGATTTAAAAGGAAAG GTCCTGGTGTGCCGAAATTACCGGGGAGATGTGGACATGTCAGAGATTGAGCACTTCATGACCCTTCTgatggacaaagaggaggaggggacgCTCTCTCCAATCTTGGCTCACGGGGGAGTCCGTTTCATGTGGATCAAACACAATAACCTCTACT TGGTTGCAACATCCAAGAAAAATGCCAGCGTCTCGCTTGTCTTCTCATTCTTGTACAAAATTGTTCAG GTTTTTTCAGAGTATTTCAAAGAACTGGAAGAAGAGAGCATTAGAGATAACTTCGTCATCATTTATGAGCTGATGGATGAGCTGATGGACTTTGGCTATCCTCAGACCACTGACAGCAAGATTCTGCAAGA ATACATAACCCAGGAGGGCCACAAGCTAGACACTGGCGCCCCACGGCCCCCAGCCACAGTAACCAACGCTGTCTCCTGGAGGTCAGAGGGCATTAAGTACAGGAAGAATGAGGTCTTCCTGGACGTCATTGAGTCAGTCAACCTGCTG GTCAGTGCCAATGGTAATGTTCTGCGCAGTGAGATCGTCGGCTCCATTAAGATGCGTGTCTTCCTGTCTGGAATGCCTGAGTTGCGGCTTGGCCTTAACGACAAGGTTCTGTTTGAAAACACTGGAC GAGGGAAGAGTAAATCAGTAGAGCTGGAAGATGTGAAGTTTCACCAGTGTGTTCGTCTTTCTCGCTTTGAGAATGACCGCACCATCTCTTTCATTCCTCCCGATGGAGAGTTTGAGCTCATGTCCTACCGCTTGAACACTCAT GTGAAGCCCTTGATCTGGATTGAATCGGTTATTGAGAAGCACTCCCACAGTCGGATTGAGTACATGATCAAG GCGAAGAGTCAGTTCAAAAGGCGTTCCACAGCCAACAATGTGGAGATCCACATTCCTGTGCCAACGGACGCCGACTCACCCAAATTCAAGACCACAGTGGGCAGTGTGAAGTGGGTTCCAGAGAACAGCGAGATCGTTTGGTCCATCAAGTCCTTTCCT GGTGGAAAAGAGTATTTGATGCGAGCCCACTTTGGTCTGCCAAGTGTAGAAGCTGAAGACAAGGAGGGGAAGCCACCAATCAGTGTCAAGTTTGAGATTCCATACTTCACCACCTCAGGCATCCAG GTGCGATACCTGAAGATCATTGAGAAGAGTGGATATCAGGCCTTGCCGTGGGTGCGCTACATCACCCAAAATGGAG ATTACCAGCTCCGGACCCAGTAG